Proteins from one Triticum aestivum cultivar Chinese Spring chromosome 7A, IWGSC CS RefSeq v2.1, whole genome shotgun sequence genomic window:
- the LOC100037612 gene encoding dehydration-responsive element-binding protein 1C produces the protein MDQYSYRGGGDDNGQGGYATVTSAPPKRPAGRTKFRETRHPVYRGVRRRGAAGRWVCEVREPNKKSRIWLGTFASPEAAARAHDVAALALRGRAACLNFADSAALLAVDPATLRTPDDIRAAAIALAETACPAAPASSSAVAAVASAPAPPMMTMMHESAAVHYDDYPMQYGYGGIGDLDQDSYYYDGMSAAGGDWQSGSHMDGADDDCNGSGGYGAGEVPLWSY, from the coding sequence ATGGACCAGTACAGCTACCGCGGCGGCGGGGACGACAATGGCCAGGGCGGGTACGCGACGGTGACGTCGGCGCCGCCGAAGCGGCCGGCGGGGCGCACCAAGTTCCGGGAGACGCGGCACCCGGTGTAccggggcgtgcgccggcgcgGCGCGGCCGGGCGGTGGGTCTGCGAGGTGCGCGAGCCCAACAAGAAGTCCCGCATCTGGCTCGGCACCTTCGCCTCCCCCGAGGCCGCGGCCCGCGCCCACGACGTTGCCGCGCTGGCCCTGCGCGGCCGCGCCGCGTGCCTCAACTTCGCCGACTCGGCGGCCCTGCTCGCCGTCGACCCCGCCACGCTCCGCACCCCCGACGACATCCGCGCGGCGGCCATCGCGCTCGCCGAGACTGCCTGCCCCGCCGCGCCGGCCTCGTCGTCGGCCGTGGCCGCCGTGGCGTCCGCGCCGGCGCccccgatgatgacgatgatgcacGAGTCCGCGGCGGTGCACTACGACGACTACCCGATGCAGTACGGGTACGGCGGCATTGGGGACTTGGACCAGGATTCCTACTACTACGACGGGATGAGCGCCGCCGGCGGCGACTGGCAGAGCGGCTCGCACATGGACGGAGCCGACGACGACTGCAACGGCAGCGGTGGGTACGGCGCCGGCGAGGTCCCGCTCTGGAGCTACTGA
- the LOC123151152 gene encoding dehydration-responsive element-binding protein 1C, with the protein MDNSGVIFYGGAYATVMSAPPKRPAGRTKFRETRHPVYRGVRRRGAAGRWVCEVRQPNNKSRIWLGTFASPEAAARAHDVAALALRGRAACLNFADSAALLAVDPATLRTPQDIRAAAITLARAACPHDATRSSVSAASAPAPAMVITQEAAATPYDSYAMYGGLADLEQHSHCYYDGMSGSGDWQSISHMNVADEDGGYGAGDVALWSY; encoded by the coding sequence ATGGACAACTCCGGCGTGATCTTCTATGGCGGCGCATACGCGACGGTGATGTCGGCGCCGCCGAAGCGGCCGGCGGGGCGGACCAAGTTCCGGGAGACGCGCCACCCGGTGTACCGCGGCGTGCGCCGGCGCGGCGCCGCGGGGCGGTGGGTGTGCGAGGTGCGCCAGCCCAACAACAAGTCCCGCATCTGGCTCGGCACCTTCGCCAGCCCCgaggccgccgcccgcgcccacgaCGTCGCCGCGCTCGCGCTCCGGGGGCGCGCCGCCTGCCTCAACTTCGCCGACTCCGCCGCGCTGCTCGCCGTCGACCCGGCCACGCTCCGCACGCCCCAGGACATCCGCGCCGCCGCAATCACGCTCGCCCGGGCCGCCTGCCCGCACGACGCGACGAGGTCCTCTGTGTCCGCGGCGTCTGCGCCGGCGCCCGCGATGGTGATCACGCAGGAGGCCGCGGCTACGCCGTACGACAGCTACGCCATGTACGGCGGCTTGGCGGACCTGGAACAGCATTCCCACTGCTACTACGACGGGATGAGCGGCAGCGGCGACTGGCAGAGCATCTCACACATGAACGTCGCCGACGAAGACGGTGGCTACGGCGCAGGAGACGTCGCGCTCTGGAGCTACTGA